The genomic segment GCACCTGTGACGCGGCGTGGTTCAGCCCCTCATCAGGGCCGGGAAGACGCCGGCGGCTTCGTCCACGCCGGCCTCGGCGGCGACGAATCCGTCGGGGCGCACGAGGTAGAGCCGCCCGGGCTGGAGGCCGGTGGCGGGTGGCGCGGGCGCGAAGGCGTGCACGGGCAGCCCGAGGTCGGGCACGTCCGCGGCGGCCACCCCGCCGTACGAGTGGATCTGCCACCGCAGGTCGCGCAGCACGGCGAAGTTGCCGCCGGCCCAGGGCAGCCGGCGCCCCACCACGGGGTCGCGCCGCCCGCCGGCCTGCACGGGCGTCATCCAGTAGTGGATGCGGATCTGCGAGATGTATTGGAACAGCCGCGAGCCGCCCGCCGCGCGGGGCACGAGGCGCACTCCGACCGGCGCCGCCAGCGGCACGACGATACGGCGCAGCGTGCGCAGGAGCGGCCGTTGCGAGGTGATCGCCCCGAAGAGCCGGTCGGTGGTGGCCACGAGGGTGCGGGCGACCGGGCGGCGTTCGGCGTCGTAGCGGTCGAGCCAGGCGTCCTTGCGGCGGCCCTGCAGCACGTCGGCCAGCTTGAAGGCCAAGTTGTGCGCGTCTTGGAGGCCGGTGTTCATGCCTTGGCCGCCGACCGGTGAGTGCACGTGGGCGGCGTCCCCGGCCAGGAAGAACGGCCCGTCACGGAAGGTCGCGGCCACCCGGTGGTGCACCTTGTACGTCGCGAACCAGCGCGCTTCGCCGTACGTGACCGCGAAGTCCTTGATCCGCGGGCGTACGTCCTCCTCGGTGAGCCGCCCGTCGCCGTCCTCGTCGCGCACCAGCCCGATCAGGCGCCAGGCGTGCCGGCCGCGCATCGGGAAGCCGATCAGAAAACCGTTCTTGCCGGGGCGTACGTTGATCGCGTTCTCCACCAGGCCCGCGACGCCCAGCGCGTCGATCACGTAGAAGCGGTGGGGGTTGGTCACGCCTTCGAAGGCGATGCGCCGGGCTTTGCGGATCGCCGAGTTCGACCCGTCGCAGCCGACGCAGAAGCGGGCGCGCACGGTGTCGTTGCCGACTTTGGCCTCGATGCCGTCCTCGATCTGCTTGACGGCCGTGATCGGCGTCTCCCAGCGCACGTCGGCGCCGAGTTTCTGCAGGTTCTCGTAGAGGATCTCCTCGTTGCGGCTCTGTTCGAGGATCTCGATGAACGGGTACGGCGTGGACTCGCCACCGAGGGGGCCCAGCGGCACGCGCCCGAACGCGCGGTCGAGGAAGCCGGGCGCGACCGCGTCGGCCCGGCGGGCGGCGTCCAGCACCTGGTCGCCCAGGCCGAGCTGGTCGTAGATCTCGAGGCTGCGGGCCTGGACGACCAGGGCTCGCGACTCGCGGGTGGGGCCTTCCTTGCCGTCCGCGACGATCACGTCGACCCCGAGTTTGACCAGCCAGTTGGCGAGCATCAGCCCGGTCGGGCCTGCCCCCGCCACCAGCACGTCACACGACAGCTCGGCCATGGGCCGCTCCCTACTTCGAGGTCAACGTCTCCGCCACGTTCTTGAGGAGCAGGGCCTCGGCGATGCAGACACGCTCGAACTCGCCGAGGTGCAGGCTCTCGTCGGGGCCGTGGGCCCCCGCGTGCGGGTCCTCGACGCCGGTGACGAGGATCGCGGCCTGCGGGAACAGGTCCTGGAAGGTGGCGATGAAGGGGATCGAGCCGCCCACGCCCATGTCGACCGGTGCCGTGCCGTCCCACGCCGTACGGAAGGCGGCCCGCGCGGCCTCGTACGCCGGGCCGGTCGCGTCGATCACACACGGCGAGCCGTCGCTCTCCAGCGTCACTTCGACCTGCGCCCCCCACGGCACGTGCTTCTCGAGGTGGGAGCGGACGGCCGCGTACGCCGACTTGGGGTCGTCGCCGGGCGCCAGCCGTACGGAAATCTTGGCTTTGGCCGAAGGCTGCAGGGCGTTGGCCGCCTCGAACGTGCGGGGCGCGTCGATGCCGAGCACCGAGATCGACGGCTTGGTCCAGATGCGGTCGGTGATCGATCCTTTGCCGATCAGTTCGACGCCGTCGAGCATGCCCGCCTCCTGCTGGAAACGGTCGGCCGGGTAGTCGACGCTGGCGCCCTCGCGGCCGACCAGCCCGTCGACGGCGACCTCGCCGCTCTCGTCGTGCAGGGTGGTGAGCAGGCGCGCGAGCGTGATCAGGGCGTCGGGCACCGGGCCGCCGAACATGCCGCTGTGCACGGCGCTCTTGAGCACCTTGACCTCGGCGAACAGGTTGACCAGGCCGCGCAGCGAGGTGGTCAGGGCGGGCTGCCCGATGTCCCAGTTGCCGGAGTCGGCGATCACGATCACGTCGGACCGCAGCTCCTCGCGGAATTCTTCGAGGATCGCGTCGAGCGAGTCGGACCCGTATTCCTCCTCGCCCTCGACGAAGACGACCACGCCCACGGGCAGCTGGTCGCCGAACGCCCGGAGCGCGGCCACGTGGGCCATCACGCCGGCCTTGTCGTCGGCGGCGCCGCGGCCGTAAAGCCGGCCGTCCCGCTCGACCGGCTCGAACGGGTCGCTCGTCCACAGCGCCGGGTCGCCGGCGGGCTGCACGTCGTGGTGGGCGTAGAGCAGCACGGTCGGGGCGCCCGCGGGGGCGGCCTTGCGACCGATCACGGCGGGCTGACCGCCGCGCCGGACGATCTGCGTGTCGAGCCCGCAGCCGCGCAGCAGTTCGGCCACCGCCTCGGCCGACCGGTCGACCTGCGTGTGGTCGAAGCCCTCGAAGGCGATGCCCGGAATGCGCACCAGCTGTTCCAGGTCGGCACGGACTCCGGGCATCTCCCGCGCGATCGCGGCGCGCAGATCGGTCTCACTCAACGTCATATGAGTGATCCTAAGGGTCGTTCAGGACTCGTTGTCGTCCGTGCGTCCGCGGCGGGAGGCGTCGCCCATCCATCCGCGGGCGCCCCGAGCTGCGGATCCGGCCAAGTCGGCCGCGCCGTCGCCCAGTTTGCGCAAAAGCCCGACCAGCGGGTCCTGCGAGTTGTTGAAGCTTTCCCGGTACGAGTTGGCGGCGGCCTTCACGTCGTCGGTCACCGAGGCGTCGCCGTCGGAGTCGCGTCGCGGGTAGTCGCCGCCGAGGATCTCCGCGTATGCCCCCGAGTCGATCCACTTGCGCAGCTCGGCCGCGCGGGCCACGGGGAACGGGTGGGTGCTCCACGCCGTCATGCCGATCTTGTGGATGCTGTCGCGCAGGTCGCCGCCGCTCTCGTACTCCGCGGCCTGCTCGAGGAACGCCGTCGTGTCGATCTGCGACAGGTCGCCGCCGCCGGCCAGCTTCATCAGCAGGCGCGTGGAGGCGGCCGGGTCCTGACCGGCGAGCAGCCCGGCGCGGTCGGCGGAGAGTTCGGCCTTGCGCCACCACTCGAACATCGCCGCGATGATGGCCCGCAGCGCGATCGCACCGACCGGCAGCCAGCTCAGGTTGGCCGCCCAGCGGGTGAGGATCATCATGATCGTCTTGTAGACGGCGTGGCCGCTGCGGACGTGGCCGATCTCGTGGCCCAGCATCGCGCGCAGCTCGTCGTCGTCCAGCCGCTCGACGGCGCCCGTCGTGATCACGATGAACGGCTTGTCGAGGCCGATCGCGGACCCGTTGATGATCGGGTCCTGGCTGACGAAGAGCTCGGGCAGCTCGGCCACGTCGAGGGTGGTCGCGGCCTCGGTGAAGCGCTGGTAGACCCGCGGATACTGCCGGTGGTCGACGCGGATCGCCCCGGCCAGGAACTGCAGCCGGAAACCGCGCTCGTTCCACATGCCGAAGAACGCCTTGACCACGTCGTCGAAGCCGCGCAGCTCGCGCAGGGCGGTCAGCGCGCCGCGGTCGGCCGGGTGTTCCCAGGCCCGCGAGCTGATGCCGGTCAGCGTGATCCGCCGGCGCACCGGGCGGTTCTCTTCGTCGGTCATCGTGCCCACCCCTTCGAGAATGTGCCCTCGGCGGCCTGTGTCGCGCCGTCGACGATCAGGTCGGCGTGTGCGGCCGTCTCGTCCACGGCGAAATGCCGGTCCTCGGCGGCCCGCCAGCGCCCAAGGTACTTCCGATAGGCAAGGCTGTCGTCCCCGTCGCGCACGATCGCGCGATCCCAGCGAAGCCGGGCCGGGGCGTCGACGAAAACGGCCAGGGTCAGTTCGGGACGAATGTCGCGCCGGGCGGCGCTCACCCCTTCCAGCAGGACGGCTTCCGCGGCGTTGACCGTCACCGGCGTACCGGAAAAATCACCTTTGACCCAGTTGTACGGCCGATAGGTGGCCGCCTCGCCCGCCCGCAGCGGAGCCAGGACTTCTTGCTCCAGCCGGGTCCAGAACGTGAACTGGTCGTCCCAGCCGTCGAGCAGATCGTCCGTGTGCACGACGGGGCAGGCCAGCGCGGTGGCCAGCTGACCGGCGAACCGGGTCTTCCCCGCGCCGCTCGGCCCGTCCACGGCGATCAGGCGGGTGCGGCCGAGGCGGGGCGGGCGAGTCAGCACGTACGCCGCCAGCTCGCGAAACGACTGCTCAGGCACGCGCCGGGGCCCCGGGTGGCAGGAACGGCAGGCCCCGGACCGGCCCGTCCTCGATCAACCGCAGCAGCGCGGCGGTGTCGACATGCTCCTCCACCAGATCCCCCAAAAGGTCAAGGGCGGTTTCCCGTACGGCGGTGAAGCTCGTGCCCGGCGCGACAGTGAAGCCGGTGCGACCCGCCTGACGTGCGGCCGCGGTCAGGAAGCGGCGCCGGAATTCGTCGGACTCGAAGGCGCCGTGCCAGTGGGTGCCGAAAACGTTGCGCTCGGCGGCACCCTCGGGGCGGCCATCGGCGTACCGGAGCAAGGGTGGGGAATGGGATTTGGTGACGACGCCGTGATGGATCTCGTAGCCCGCGACGGGGGCACCCAGGGCCTCGCCGTGCGAGCGGGCGAGTGTCTTGGCCCGCTCGAAGGTGATCTCGACGGGCAGCAGACCCAGACCCCGTACGTGGCCACGGCCGCTCTCGACCTCGTCGTGGATCGACTCGGCCAGCATCTGGAAGCCGCCGCAGATGCCGAGCAGCGGTTTCCCGGCGGCCGCGTGCGCCTCGACCGCGCCGGCCAGACCCGTGTCGCGCAGCCAGGCCAGGTCGGACACGGTCGCCTTGGAGCCGGGGAGCACCACCAGGTCGGCGTCGATGAGCTCGGCCGGGTCGGTGGTGAAGCGCACCCGCACGCCCGGCTCGGCGCCCAAAGCCTCGGCGTCGGTGGCGTTGGAAAGTCTCGGCAGCCGGACGACGGCTACGCGTAGCCACTCGGTTCCCCGAGGACCCGTCGTCATGAGCGTCCGATCAGCGGCATAAGACAGCGAATCCTCGCCGTCGACCCCAACGCCTTCCTCGTACGGCAGGACACCGAGCACGGGCCGGCCAGCGCTCGCGGTGATCATGTCGAGGCCGGGCCGGAGAATCTCGCGGCTGCCGCGGAACTTGTTGATCACGAACCCGGCGATCAAGGCCTGATCCTCCGCGCTGAGCAGCGCGACCGTTCCCAGGAAAGCCGCGAAGACACCACCCCGGTCGATGTCCCCCACCACGATCGCCGGGAAATTCGCGTGCCGGGCCAGCCCCATGTTGACGAAGTCGCCGTCGCGCAGATTGATCTCGGCCGGGCTGCCGGCGCCCTCACAGATCACCGCGTCGAATTCCGTACGCAACTCGGCCAGGGCGGCGTACGCGGTTTCGGCCAGCCGCGGCTTCATCGAGCGGTAGTTGCCCGCGGTGACCGTGTCGACCGCCTCGCCGAGCAGCACGACCTGGCTCGACCGGTCACTGCCCGGCTTGAGCAGCACCGGGTTGAAACGCAGGTCAGGCGCCACCCCGGCCGCCGCGGCCTGCATCGCCTGAGCCCGCCCGATCTCCCCGCCGCGGCCGTCCGGGCCGACGACGACCACCGAGTTGTTCGACATGTTCTGCGCCTTGAACGGGGCCACCTTCACCCCGCGGCGCCGCAACCAGCGGCAGAGACCCGCCGTGAGGACGCTCTTGCCCGCGTCCGAGGTCGTGCCGGCGACCAGAAGCCCGCCGCTCACCGCCGCACCGCTCCGCGCACCAGCGCCACGCCCGCGGCCAGCGCGGCCGCGGCCAGCCCGACCGCACCCGAGACACGGGCGGCCCGCCGCAGATGAACAGCCGCGGGGCGCGGGCCGTCCCCCAGAAAAGGCCTGGTCTCGCTCCGTCCGAAATAGACGTTGCGGCCCCCCAGCCGCACGCCCAGGGCCCCCGCCATCGCCGACTCGCACTGCCCGGCATTGGGCGACGGGTGATCGTTGCGATCACGGCGCCAGACCCGCAACGTCTCGGCCGGCGACCCGCCCGCCACCGGCGCGACCGCCACGGTCAGCAGCCCCGTCAACCGCGACGGCACCAGATTGAGCCCGTCGTCGAGCCGCGCCGCCGCCGTGCCGAACCGGGCATACCGCGGCGACCGGTGCCCGACCATCGCGTCGAGGGTGTTGGCGGCCCGATAGGCAAGCAGGCCCGGCAGCCCCAGCACACCGCCCCAGACCAGCGGCGCGACCACGGCATCGGACGTGTTCTCGGCCACCGACTCCACTGTCGCCCGGGCCAGCTCGGACTCGTCCAGACCCGACGGATCACGTCCGCACAGGTGGTTGAGCCGGCCTCGCGCCGAGTCGAGATCGCCGCCGGCCAGATGCCCGGCCATGATCCGCGACTCCCGCCGCAGGGTGCGGCCGCCCAGCACGGTCCACGTGACACCGGCCACCAGCGCGGTCCGCGCCGGCGGCACCCGCTTGGTGGCCGCGGCCGCCGCCAGCCCGGCCAGGGCCGGAACCCCGACGGCGATCGCCGTGAACGCCGCCCCGGCCGTGCGGTTGTCCTTGTAGATCCGCTTCTCCAGCGCCGCGGCGGCCGTTCCGAAGCCCGCCACCGGGTGGAACCGGCGCGGATCGCCGAACACCGCGTCGAGCAGGTAGCCGGCCGCCAGCCCGGCGGCGTCGGCTGTGCCGGGTCGGATGGCGGCCCGGCCCCAGGAACGGGCTGCCGTTCCGGCCAGGTGGGCCGCGAACCGGGCCGGTGTTCCGGCCCGCTGGGCCGCGAACCGGGCGGAAGATCCCGCCCCGCGGACCGCTTTGCTGATCACGGACCCTGTCCAGGGCCCCGCCCCCGCCCCCGCCGCCACCACACCTGGATCCTTTCGGTGATCTTCTGTTGCCGTTACTCGATCATGGGCACAGGTCGCAGACCCATACCGGGATTTCCAGCGACCCCGCATCGGGCCCGTCCGGTATCGGCACCGGGTCGAACTCCCCCCACACGATCGCCCCCGGCGCCCTGTCCTCGAGGAATTCGACGACGATGGCCCGCAGGTCCTCCGTCGTCCGGTACTTCTCGGCGAACGGCAGTTCGTCCCCCCGGCACGAGGCCGTCGAGCACCGCAGCTGCCCCGCTTGTAAGTCGTGCCACACGTAGAACGTCGCCGGCCCGGCATGCCCGGCCTCGGCGACCTGGTCGCGCAGCCGGACGGCCGTCTCCTCGAAGGCGGTCACCACCTCCTCGGCCGACAGGCCCATGCGCTCGTGCGGCGGAGCGCCGAACCAGCTGGTGTTGGCGGTCTCGGTGTCCTGGTCGTGCGGGGCGAGCACGAGTGTCTCGCCCGCGATCGCGCGGATCTCCTTCAACAGCACGCGACCCAGTCTGCCGGTCGACCCCGGGCGGGGACCAACCGGGCAGGTCGGCCGGGCGGCCAATACCCGGGCACGATCGGACCACCCCGTTCGGGGGTCATGTCATCCGTCAGCCGTAATCGGGCCTGGGGAAACCGATTCAGCAGGACGCCGTCCGGGGGTGGTCCGGCCGCCGCACGACGGCCGGGCCACCGGGCCGGGATCAGGCCGCGACGGGCTCCTTCCGGTTGCGGCGGGTGCGCCGGGCCGGGGCCGGCTCGTCGGCGGTCAGCCGTTCCACCTCGAGCGCGATCTCTTCGTCGGTGGGCGCCCCACCCGGTTCCTGCTCCGTGGGGACGTCGGCGAACGCCGGCGCCTCCACCACTTCTTCGGCGTGGTCGTCGGCCGCGGTCAGGTTCGGCCCGTTCGCCGTGCGTCGGGTGAAGGTGCCCTGCCCCCGGGCCATGTCATGACCGATCGAGAAGGCCTCCATCTCGTACGAGACCCGGGGGTTGCCTTCGTCGTCCTTCCAGTCGCGGGTGTAGAGGCGCCCGTAGACGATCACGGGATCGCCGACGGAGATCGACGCGATGACGCTCTCGGCCAGCCGGCGCCATGCGGTCACGCGGATGCGCAGGCTGTTGCCGTCGATCCAGCTGTTGTTCTCGCGGTCGAAGCGGCGCGCGTGGGACGCGATCCGGAAGTTGGCGACGACCGAGTCGGGGGTCTCGAAGCGCCGCCATTCGGGGGCGGTCAGGACGTTGCCCACGACGACGAGGTTGGTGTCGAACACTGGTGACCTCCAGGTGTGTGTCGGTGAGGCCGGAAGCTTCCCGCTCGCGGGGCGGTCCTGGGGGATCTCGGGGCCGGGGCTGTGGACAAGGTGGGGGCCTGTGGACAACCGCCGCGGGCCGGCCCGTTTCTGATATGGCGCGCCGGCGCGTACCGGTCGGTAGCCTGGGGCGCGTGGAGATCGACGTCCTGGGACCGCCCTACGAGCGGCACACCATCGACCTGGGCCGCGACGACGAGGGCGAGGTGGTGGCCACGCTGGTGCGGCGGCGCGCCGACGTGCCTTCGCGCCGGGCTGTGCTTTACGTCCACGGTTTCGTGGACTATTTCTTTCAGACCCATCTGGCCGACTTCTTCGTCGAGCGCGGCTGGGATTTCTACGCGATCGACCTGCGCAAGTACGGGCGTAGCCTGCTCCCCCATCAGACCCCGAACTTCGCGCGCAGCCTGACCGATTACTTCCCGGAGCTGGACGAGTCGGCGCGCATCATCCGCGAACAGGACGGCCACGATCAGCTGCTGGTGGCGGGGCATTCCACGGGCGGCTTGATCACGTCGCTGTGGTCGCATGCGCGGCAGCGGCAGGGCATCGTGGACGGATTGTTCCTGAACAGCCCGTTCTTCGATTTCAATGTGCCTTGGCTGGTGCGGCGTCCGCTGATGGCGGCGACGATCGCGGCTACTCGCCGCACGCCGTACCGGAAAATTCCGATGGCTTCGCTGGGCCTTTACGGGCAGAGCCTGCACACCGATCACCATGGCGAATGGACTTACGACCTGGCGTGGAAGCCGGTGCTCGGTTTCCCGGTCACGACGGGCTGGCTGGAGGCGATCCGCCGAGGTCAGCGACGGTTGCGGGCCGGGCTGGGGATCGACGCCCCGGTGCTGGTGGCCTGTTCCACCCGTACGTTCAAGGGCCGCGCCTGGCACGAGGATCTGCTCACCAGCGATTCCGTGCTCGACGTTGAGCACATTGTGCGCTGGGCCCCGCGCCTGGGGCCGCGGGTGACGATCGCCCGGTTCGACGGCGGCATGCACGATCTCACGCTGTCCGGCCAGGACGTGCGGGGCGAGGTCTTCCGCGAATTGGCTCGGTGGGCTGACGCATTCCTGCCGCCGCCGGGCACGCCCGCGATCGACATTCCCCCGGCGCCGGAGGACAAGCAAAACGCTTAACAGTCAGGACCGGGCCGCTGGGAAAATCCGAATGATTCCGAACATGGATTGCTATCGTTCCGGAATGCTCGAGGACGCACCCGACCCGGCCGGTTGCCGCACCCTCGACGAATTGGCGGCTGCCCTGCGCTCGTTGAAAGCCTGGGCCGGTGACCCCTCGTACGACACGATCACGAAGCGCGTCAATGCGAGTCACGGGCCGACGGGCCGGGGCACGATCGTCGACTGTTTCCGCGACGGCCGCCGCCGCATCAATCCGGAGCTGGTGGTCGCGGTGGCGGCGGCGCTGCACGACGACGGGGCTTATCTGGCCCGCTGGCG from the Paractinoplanes abujensis genome contains:
- a CDS encoding single-stranded DNA-binding protein; amino-acid sequence: MFDTNLVVVGNVLTAPEWRRFETPDSVVANFRIASHARRFDRENNSWIDGNSLRIRVTAWRRLAESVIASISVGDPVIVYGRLYTRDWKDDEGNPRVSYEMEAFSIGHDMARGQGTFTRRTANGPNLTAADDHAEEVVEAPAFADVPTEQEPGGAPTDEEIALEVERLTADEPAPARRTRRNRKEPVAA
- a CDS encoding alpha/beta hydrolase: MEIDVLGPPYERHTIDLGRDDEGEVVATLVRRRADVPSRRAVLYVHGFVDYFFQTHLADFFVERGWDFYAIDLRKYGRSLLPHQTPNFARSLTDYFPELDESARIIREQDGHDQLLVAGHSTGGLITSLWSHARQRQGIVDGLFLNSPFFDFNVPWLVRRPLMAATIAATRRTPYRKIPMASLGLYGQSLHTDHHGEWTYDLAWKPVLGFPVTTGWLEAIRRGQRRLRAGLGIDAPVLVACSTRTFKGRAWHEDLLTSDSVLDVEHIVRWAPRLGPRVTIARFDGGMHDLTLSGQDVRGEVFRELARWADAFLPPPGTPAIDIPPAPEDKQNA
- a CDS encoding uridine kinase family protein, encoding MPEQSFRELAAYVLTRPPRLGRTRLIAVDGPSGAGKTRFAGQLATALACPVVHTDDLLDGWDDQFTFWTRLEQEVLAPLRAGEAATYRPYNWVKGDFSGTPVTVNAAEAVLLEGVSAARRDIRPELTLAVFVDAPARLRWDRAIVRDGDDSLAYRKYLGRWRAAEDRHFAVDETAAHADLIVDGATQAAEGTFSKGWAR
- a CDS encoding M48 family metallopeptidase, whose amino-acid sequence is MTDEENRPVRRRITLTGISSRAWEHPADRGALTALRELRGFDDVVKAFFGMWNERGFRLQFLAGAIRVDHRQYPRVYQRFTEAATTLDVAELPELFVSQDPIINGSAIGLDKPFIVITTGAVERLDDDELRAMLGHEIGHVRSGHAVYKTIMMILTRWAANLSWLPVGAIALRAIIAAMFEWWRKAELSADRAGLLAGQDPAASTRLLMKLAGGGDLSQIDTTAFLEQAAEYESGGDLRDSIHKIGMTAWSTHPFPVARAAELRKWIDSGAYAEILGGDYPRRDSDGDASVTDDVKAAANSYRESFNNSQDPLVGLLRKLGDGAADLAGSAARGARGWMGDASRRGRTDDNES
- a CDS encoding cobalamin biosynthesis protein, whose protein sequence is MRPGTADAAGLAAGYLLDAVFGDPRRFHPVAGFGTAAAALEKRIYKDNRTAGAAFTAIAVGVPALAGLAAAAATKRVPPARTALVAGVTWTVLGGRTLRRESRIMAGHLAGGDLDSARGRLNHLCGRDPSGLDESELARATVESVAENTSDAVVAPLVWGGVLGLPGLLAYRAANTLDAMVGHRSPRYARFGTAAARLDDGLNLVPSRLTGLLTVAVAPVAGGSPAETLRVWRRDRNDHPSPNAGQCESAMAGALGVRLGGRNVYFGRSETRPFLGDGPRPAAVHLRRAARVSGAVGLAAAALAAGVALVRGAVRR
- a CDS encoding cobyric acid synthase → MSGGLLVAGTTSDAGKSVLTAGLCRWLRRRGVKVAPFKAQNMSNNSVVVVGPDGRGGEIGRAQAMQAAAAGVAPDLRFNPVLLKPGSDRSSQVVLLGEAVDTVTAGNYRSMKPRLAETAYAALAELRTEFDAVICEGAGSPAEINLRDGDFVNMGLARHANFPAIVVGDIDRGGVFAAFLGTVALLSAEDQALIAGFVINKFRGSREILRPGLDMITASAGRPVLGVLPYEEGVGVDGEDSLSYAADRTLMTTGPRGTEWLRVAVVRLPRLSNATDAEALGAEPGVRVRFTTDPAELIDADLVVLPGSKATVSDLAWLRDTGLAGAVEAHAAAGKPLLGICGGFQMLAESIHDEVESGRGHVRGLGLLPVEITFERAKTLARSHGEALGAPVAGYEIHHGVVTKSHSPPLLRYADGRPEGAAERNVFGTHWHGAFESDEFRRRFLTAAARQAGRTGFTVAPGTSFTAVRETALDLLGDLVEEHVDTAALLRLIEDGPVRGLPFLPPGAPARA
- a CDS encoding dipeptidase, whose amino-acid sequence is MTLSETDLRAAIAREMPGVRADLEQLVRIPGIAFEGFDHTQVDRSAEAVAELLRGCGLDTQIVRRGGQPAVIGRKAAPAGAPTVLLYAHHDVQPAGDPALWTSDPFEPVERDGRLYGRGAADDKAGVMAHVAALRAFGDQLPVGVVVFVEGEEEYGSDSLDAILEEFREELRSDVIVIADSGNWDIGQPALTTSLRGLVNLFAEVKVLKSAVHSGMFGGPVPDALITLARLLTTLHDESGEVAVDGLVGREGASVDYPADRFQQEAGMLDGVELIGKGSITDRIWTKPSISVLGIDAPRTFEAANALQPSAKAKISVRLAPGDDPKSAYAAVRSHLEKHVPWGAQVEVTLESDGSPCVIDATGPAYEAARAAFRTAWDGTAPVDMGVGGSIPFIATFQDLFPQAAILVTGVEDPHAGAHGPDESLHLGEFERVCIAEALLLKNVAETLTSK
- a CDS encoding FAD-dependent monooxygenase — translated: MAELSCDVLVAGAGPTGLMLANWLVKLGVDVIVADGKEGPTRESRALVVQARSLEIYDQLGLGDQVLDAARRADAVAPGFLDRAFGRVPLGPLGGESTPYPFIEILEQSRNEEILYENLQKLGADVRWETPITAVKQIEDGIEAKVGNDTVRARFCVGCDGSNSAIRKARRIAFEGVTNPHRFYVIDALGVAGLVENAINVRPGKNGFLIGFPMRGRHAWRLIGLVRDEDGDGRLTEEDVRPRIKDFAVTYGEARWFATYKVHHRVAATFRDGPFFLAGDAAHVHSPVGGQGMNTGLQDAHNLAFKLADVLQGRRKDAWLDRYDAERRPVARTLVATTDRLFGAITSQRPLLRTLRRIVVPLAAPVGVRLVPRAAGGSRLFQYISQIRIHYWMTPVQAGGRRDPVVGRRLPWAGGNFAVLRDLRWQIHSYGGVAAADVPDLGLPVHAFAPAPPATGLQPGRLYLVRPDGFVAAEAGVDEAAGVFPALMRG